The Nocardia vinacea genome contains the following window.
CCCACGGCAGTGGACCGAATGTTGATGCCACCCGCCGTACACGGCATCAAGGTCATTTCGATCGGTATGTTCGTCGAGGGCAACGAGCCGGTTGTCTGGCGCGGTCCGATGCTGCACCGCGCGTTGCGGCAGTTCCTCGTCGATGTCTATTGGGGTGATCTCGACGTCCTGCTGGTCGACCTGCCGCCTGGCACCGGCGATATCGCGATCTCGCTGGCCCAGATGCTGCCGACGGCAGACTTGCTCGTCGTCACGACACCCCAGCAGACAGCGGCCCGTATCGCGGAACGGGCTGGTGCCGTCGCGGCCCAAACGAAACAGCGGGTGGCCGGTGTGGTCGAGAACATGTCCTGGTTCGATGGGCCCGACGGTTCTCGGCAGGCGCTCTTCGGCTCCGGTGGCGGCGCGCTGGTCAGCGAGCAGCTCACCGCGATCCTCCGTGTGAATTGTCCGCTACTCGGCCAGATCCCGTTCGACCTCGACGTATGCGCCGCGGGAGATCAGGGCATACCGATGGTGATCACCGATCCGGAATCGACCACTGCGGCAGCGTTCCGCGCCATCGCGACCGCATTGACCGACAGGCCTCGCGGCATCGCCGGGATGAGCCTGGCGGTGTATCCGACCGGCTGATTTCGCTATCCCTGCCGACCACCCGTAGCACGCGGTGGCCGTGCTCCCGAGACGCGGTCGTATGATCAAGTTCGTAACCAGCTCTACCCATCGACAGCAGCATATTTGCCACGCCGAACAAGAGGGCTCCCGCTTCCTCGCTCGAGCGTAGTCCCGGATTCCGACTTGTCAGCCATGGCAATCAGGACACTTCGAGGGGACAGCATTATGCGTAGCGAAGGCGATACCTGGGACATTGTGAGCGGCGTCGGCATGACCGCGCTCGGCGTCGCGGCCGCACGGGCTATCGAGACGAAACGGCCCGATGCCCTCGTCCATGACGAGTACGCCGCCCAGTTCGTGGTGGCATCCGGCGATTCGGATATGAACCGACTGATCAACGATCCGACGCTGTGGGCGCAGATCCCGTTCACCTCTGGATTCATCGGATATCGAAGTAGGTTCTTCGACGAATTCTTCCTGTCCATGGCGGCGGACGCAGTAACCCAGGCAGTGATTCTGGCTGCCGGGCTGGATGCCAGGGCCTACCGGCTGGATTGGCCGGCAGGCGCGGTTGTATTCGAGATCGACCAGCCCAAAGTGCTGGAGTTCAAACGTCAGGTGCTCACCGAATCCGGCGCCGTGCCCCGATCGGATCGGCGCGAGGTGGCCGTCGATCTGCGAGGCGACTGGCCCGCGGCGCTAGTCGAGGCGGGCTTCGATCCGACCTCGCCCACCGCATGGTCGGCGGAGGGGCTGCTGCCATACCTGCCAGGCGCCGCACAGGATGCCTTGTTCGCACGGATTAGTCAGCTTTCGGTGCCCGGTAGCACGGTGGCGGCGGAGACTGTCGGCAAAGGTATCGATATCGCCCGCATCGCCGAGCAGGAGTCGGAACACTTGAAAGACACTCCGCTCGGCAAGGTCGACCTCGCGTCACTGTTCTACACCGACGAACGCACCGATCCGGCTGAATTGCTCGCCGCCCACGGCTGGACTACCTCGTCCCTGCGCCTGCAGGAACTGGCCGAACGCTACAACCGTCCCATGGCACCGGTCGCGGAGCCACTGGCGGAAATGTTCGACAGCACGCGATATCTGACAGCTGTCAAGCCGTGATGATTCGGCGGTGCCCGCATCTGTGAATTCGGCCGGTTACGAAGCGGCAGTTCGCATTTGAGCTATGCGATCTACACGATCGCTACCGTCGAAGGGCCGACGGCCGGAAGTTTACCGAGCGGGTCTACGAGACCCGATATCCCGCCCCGGAGTGTCATTTTCGGCGCATCCGGCTCTTTCCGCATCGCGTCGCTGTAGATTTGCCGACGGTGAGATTTGGATTCAGCCTGGCTTGTCGACTCATACCGCGAACAATCCGTGGAGGTCAAGGTCGTGACTCGTCCGTTTCATCTTCGTTTACTCGGCAACAGGTGCAGCCGTTGGGCCGCTGTTCTCGGTACATTCGGCGTTGCACTCGCGCTGATGCTGGCGACGACGGCCACTGCGGAACCGCTGTATCCGCAGCCCGATCCCGACCCGTTCTACGCCGCCCCGGCGGATCTGGGCGCGCACCAACCCGGTGACGTCCTCGATGTGCGGGCAATGCCGCCGGTGCCCCTCTTCCCGGGCGCCACCGTCACATTGGTCAAATTCCGGTCGACCGACTCGCACGGTGGGCCGATCGCGGCGACAACCACGATCCTTACCCCCCTCGGCCATCAGCCCGACGGGCCGTTGCTGTCGTATCAGCATTTCATCAACTCGCTGGGCACCCGCTGCGCGGTATCGCACATGCTGTACAGCGGTGATGTGAATCTGTCGACGACGGCGTCGATGTTGAACGTCATGCTGCAGGAGGGGTGGAGTATCGCGATGCCGGATCATCTCGGACCGCAGTTCGCTCTCGGAGCGGCGCATTTGGGTGGCCACATCGTGTTGGACGGCATCCGGGCGGCGAAACGTCTGCCCGGACTCGCTCTGCAGCACAGCCCTGTCGCGATGGCGGGCTACTCCGGTGGCGGCCTGGCCACTTCATGGGCGGCAGTGCTGCAGCCGTCGTACGCGGCTGAGCTGCAGCTCGCGGGCGCGGCCATCGGTGGTGTTCCGGTGAATTTGGTGACGATGGCGCAGGCGGTGGGCCTCGAGCCGCACCCGGCCTTCGGCCTGGCCATGGCGACGGCAATCGGTCTGGAGCGGGAGTATCCGGACGAAATGCCGATCAGCTTGTATCTGAACCCGCGTGGTATGGCGCTCCGTGACGCCATGGCCAATCGCTGCACCAATGAGATCCTCGCCATCGGAGTAAACGGTAGTGCGCGTGAGTTCGTCACCAACACTTCGGTCTTCGACAGGCCCGAAGCCCGGTCGGTGATAGAGGACAACAGTCTGGAGATCTACCCCGGGGTGCCGGAAATTCCCATGTTCGAATGGCATTCGCCGAGCGACCCGCTGATTCCGGTCGATGCCATCAATATAACCAATCGCCGCTGGTGCAATGCCGGGGTGCGACTGCAGACGCAGCTGGTGTCGGTGCCCGAGCATTTGTCCGCGGCGGTAGCGGGTGCCCCTGAGGTACTGCGGTGGCTCGACGGCCGCGTTCGCGGAGAGCCTGCGCCTGTCGCCTGTTGATATCCCCAGCAGATCCGGACGGGCCTCGATATCGAGGTGTTCATCCCGATCTTCGTGATGAGTCGCAGCACACCGGCGTGAGGTCGCGTGGATTGCCTTGATGGTCTCGGCGATCATCGATGATCCAGGGGATGGCCGAGGCGAGGCTTCCTCGGGCCTGGGTGCCCCGGATACGAGATTACTGAGCGCTTGCCGGGCCTCGTCCCGGGTCGGTGTCCTGGGTGCGGGGGTTGTATTACTTGCGTGCAACGCCCGCGTAGGCGGACACTTGCGCGTCCATTTTCGTCGGGGGTGCGACACCGTCGGGGTGCCAGCGGTGCGGCACCTCTATACCCGGATCGACCAGCTCTAGTCCCTCGAAGAACCGCATGAATTCGTGTCGGCTTCGAACTTGGCATGGCAGGCCGCTGCGGCGGTAGATATCGACCACGGTAGCTATCGCCGTCGGATCGAAGTCTGGCGTGACGTGTGTCATCACTAGATACGAGCCAGGAACGAGCCTGTCCATCAGAGCATCGACGATTCCGTAGGGATCCTGCTCGTCGGGGACGAAATGCATAAGGGCGTTGAGACTGAGCGCGACCGGTTGGGTCAGGTCCAGTGTCTCGAGCAATCCCGGGGAGTTGAGAATCTTTTCGGGTGTCGTGACGTCGGCGGAGACGTAGTTGGTACGCCCCTCATGTGAGCTGACCATCAATGCCCTGGCGTGGACGAGCACTATCGGATCGTTGTCGATGTAGACGACTCGCGCGTCAGGCGCGACCTGTTGGGCTACCTGATGCAGATTTGGCTCGGTCGGGATACCGGTTCCGATATCGAGGAATTGACGAATGCCCGCGTTTACGAGGAATCGTGTCACGCGGTGTATGAAGGCCCTGTTCTGCTGCGCGGCCGCCCGCACTCCTGGCCAGATGGCCACGACCTGTTCAGCCGCTTCCTCGTCCGCGCTGTAATGGTCCTTGCCGCCGAGGTAGTAGTCATACATTCGGGCGGTGTGGGGCTGATTCTGCCGCAGGTCGACAGGAGAGCCGGGTTCCACGTCGGAGTCCTTTCGTAGTCGAGGCAACGTCAAAGTAGCGAGCGGGCGGTATGTGGGCGTGTCGATTCAATCTCGTTGGGGGGTGCATCTTGCGGCCCACTACTAGCGTGTGAACGCGCCGAGCACTTGTCGGCGCCGACGTTGGGTCGGCGAACAGGACTGATCCCATGCTAGCCACGCTAGCCTATTCGGCGCCTTTGATCTGGCCGCCGGTCCGCCCTACCGCCGGATCCGAGATCGCAAGCGTTGGACCGAGTTTCGAGCCCTCCCGCAGTCATTTGCGCCAGCGCTGGCGATCCTGCCCGATGGTCATCGATTGGGAGTATGACGGAAAGGGTTTCGAAAATACTTCAATGTCGTTGCACTTCGCACCCTGGGACCGATTGGATAGCACAGTGATTGCTGCGCAGAGCTGGACCGAGGCAACGGTGGATTGAGGCTGCGAGCGAGTGGTCGCTCCACAGTCATCGCTCAGGTGTTGACTATTTACTCTCTATTTTCATCCGAATACGACCGAAATCGATTGAACGTCAACGCATCCCAGGTTCTCACCGTCTTGGAGCATTCGTGCTGCCGAACCAGTGAAATCGAATGCAGCCGAATCCGCTCGAATCGGCTGGACAGTTGTAGCCATCGATCGTCGGCATAACAGGTACCTGCGCGCGCGGCAACTGTGTCGGATCGGCGACTCCGGTGACAGGGGCAGCGGGTGTCAGATCTACTAAGGCTCTGGGGATGTGAAGTCGCAATTGGCCATCGGCGCCTGCTCATTCGGCGGTGCCCGCAGGATTCGACTGGTCGCCAGCCAAGCACCTGGCCGCTTGGAACTCAGGGCCCGGTCCTGCCCGACGTGAGGTCCGGTGCCGATGACGCGACGATCGGAGCGGTCCCACTCAATGGTAGAACTTCTGCTTCTGCCCCAACAGGATTCGGCTGTCTGCGATCATCTTCAGTTACATACTGCTACCAGCATGAATAGCCCGTGGCTATCTTCTATCGGATCATGCCGTGCCGCATCGGATTCGGCTGAAAATATGGGGTAAATCGCGCTGCAAACCCTCCTGGACCGCACCGACTGCTTCCGGCTCGCCGCCGATCCCACTGCCGCCCAATGGATTCCGAGTATCTTTGTGCGCCGCCACCAGCGCCTAGCGCTCGCCGCGAGCTAAGGTCCGTACCCCTGTGTCACGCATGGGCCGTCTTACCCCCATCGATCACCAGTTGCGCACCGGTGAGGTACGGGTGCTCGTCGGACGCGAGAGTCAGTGCGAACGAGGCGATCTCCTGCGGGGTGGCGAGTCGTTCGAGACCGGGGATATTGGATTTGGCCCACTGCTTCATGAAGACCTGCCATGCGTCGTCGGGAATGGCTTCCATGCCGGCGGCGCGGCGGATCAGCTCGGTATCGGTGGTGCCGGGGATGAGGGTGTTCACGCGGATGCCGTCGGCGGCATAGTCGAGCGCCACCGACTGCACGAGTCCGGCCAGGCCGCGCTTGCTCGCGGTATACGCACCACGGCCCGCGTCAGTGGCGATGGCATTGCTCGACGAGGTGACCACGATCGTCCCGCCACCAGCCTGAATGAGGTGCGGCACTTCGTATTTGATGGCCAGGAAGGTGCCACGCAGATTGGTGTGCACGACCCGGTCGAACTCTTCGGCGGAGTACTCGTGCAACTTCTTCTGAATGGTGATCCCGGCATTGTTGAACGCGACATTCAATCCACCGTAGGTCCGCACCGCGGCATCGACGAACCCGCGCACCTCATCCTCGATCAGCACATCGGCTCGAAAGTAGGTCGCCTCGCCACCGGCCGCCCGAATCTCCTGTTCCACAGCTTGCCCGCGATCAACTCGCCGGCCGCAGAACGCGACTCGTCCACCCTCGGCCGCGAATAATCGCGCCGCAGCCGCCCCGATCCCGGAAGTCGCCCCGGTGATCAACACCACCTTGTTCTCGAACCGCCGCAATCCGATGGGCTGAAACCGCGGCGGATTCGAATCCGCCCCCAGTGCAATGCCTCCGGCCAATCCGGCGGTCGCGCCGATCGCCAGCCCGGAGGCGGCCGCGATCCCAAGGATTCGGCGTCGGCTGGGGGCCGGTTTGTCGGGCCCAGGTTCGATCTCATCGTGCTTCATGGCTCTACCGTCGCTGTTACCGGATTTAGCCGAATCCGCCTGGAGGCCCACAATGCGGCCGCCGGGAGGATTGCCATCCACCACGGGATGGAGCCGGTCGGGGAGTTGGCTCGCACGCGGGCACCTTGAACCATGCGTGGACAAATGATCGCCAGGATTCCGCGGTACCGCTGTTCGGGTGGCCTGTGCGACCTTCGCCGCCGACCTGGATTCGGTGATCGTTCCGGTGCTCAGCGTGGGTGCCATCCTGGGCTCCGAGGTCACCTACCGGTTGCCAACCGAGAATCGAAGCCAGGATGCAGTTCGTATCGCAGCGGTAGACCTGGCCTGAGGGAGGATGCTCTCCTCCAGGAGGAGGAGTCACGGCGAGTGGTTGCGGGGCATCATGGTTTGCGTGGCGGAATCGGCAGGTGTGACCAGGGGCATGGATTGGCTGCTCGATGTGCGCGCCTTGCCGGTTCGGATCGGTGTGCTGTTGGCGGCGGCAGTCGGCTGCCTGCTTTTGCTCTCGGATGCGCCGGAGCCCGTGGATTGGGTGATCGGCCTGCTTGCGGTAGTCGCGACGGCGGGCGGCGTTAGATGGCCGTTCGCTATATCGCTGCTGGTGACCGGGCTGCTGGTGCTCGGCTTCGAGATCGGCGGTACCGGACCGCTGGTGCCCAAAGTGGGTGCGGCCATTGCGCTTATCGAACTCGCGGCGCGCTGTCGTGGATGGCAGCCGTGGGTGGCGGCGGGCGCATTGGGCGGGGCGTACCTGCTGCACCCGGCGGGGGAGGCCGCCGCGACCGGCTACCGGGCGCTTGTGATGGCGGGCGCGCCGATGCTGATCGGGAGCCTGCTGCGTGCGGCGCGTGCGGGTGCGGATCGAGCCAGGCGGGAGGCGGGGGAGATCTCGCAACGGCGTGAGGCCGATATCGCGACCGCGCGGGCGTTGGAGCGGACCGCCATCGCCAGGGAGTTGCACGATCTGATCGCCCATCACGTCTCATCGACGGTGCTGCGCGTCGGGGTGGCCCGGCACGCGGTGCCGGATGCGCCGCCAGTGGTGCGCGAAGTACTCGACGACATTCATGCCAGCGGCACCGAAACCCTCGCCGATCTGCGGTTGCTCGTATCGGTGCTGCGGGATCCGGCGATGGCGGGCGAATCCTTCATCGCACCGACGGATATGCCCGCCGCGGTCACTGCCGTGGCGGAACGAGCGCGGCAGCTGGGTTGCTCCGTGGAGGTGAAGATCGAGGATGCTGTCACCGACATAGACGCGTTGCGGGCGTTGACATTGCTGCGATTGGCCCAGGAGGGCGTCGCGAATGTCGTGCAGCACGCGGGTTCGGGCGCGGCGGCGTGGCTGACCATCACGGCACGTAAGGATCGGACCGTCGATTTTATGTTGTGCGATAACGGAATACGGTCCGCAACCGGATCCGGACATGGCCTCGGGCTGATCGGATTGCGTGAACGGGTCGAGCTGCTCGGCGGTGAGTTCGTCGCCGGACCAGGCGATTCCGGATGGCGGCTCGACGCGTCCCTGCCGCCCGCGATTCGAGTGGCCTCGTGATAATCCGAGAAGGCGTGCGGCCATGACCATTCGCGTGCTGATCGTCGACGACCAGCAACTGGTCCGTGCGGGCCTGCGCATGCTCTGCGAAACCGATGCCGAACTCGAAGTGGTAGGGCAGGCAGCCAACGGCGGCGAGGCCGTGCGGCTTGCCGAACGGACAACTCCCGATGTCGTGCTGATGGATCTGCGCATGCCGGGCATGGACGGAATCCGTGCCACCGAACGGATTCTCGCGACCAGGCCGTCGATCCGCGTCGTCGTACTGACCACCTTCGACGATGACGACCACCTGTACCCGGCGCTCGCCGCGGGCGCATGTGGGTTCCTCGTCAAGGACGCTTCGCCCACCGATCTGCTCGACGGCATCCGCCGTGCCGCCGCAGGAGAGTCACCCTTCACACAGAGCGTGCTGCGGCGATTGGTGGATTCAGCGGTGTCCGCACAGAAGAGCGCAACGACCGAGCGCGTTGTGCCGCAAGGACTTACCCAACGTGAAGCCGAAGTGCTTGCGCTGGTCGCGGCGGGCCTGTCGAACGCGGAGATCGCCGACCGTCTGCACCTCGGCGTCACCACCGTCAAAACCCACATCGGCAATCTGATGACGAAAACCGGTGCCACCAACAGGGTTCGACTCGCCGTCCTCGGCGCGACGAACGGGCATTGAAGCCGACTCAGTGCGGATACTGCGCCGCAGGTATCACAACGTTGGGTGCCGTTGTTTGCAGCCTGCAGAGGTCGATCAGGAACCTTCCCGCATCCGACGTCGCCATTCGGCGAGGTTGCTGCGGGTGGTGAGGGTGTCGGGGTGGTCGGGTCCGAGGACCCGCAACACATCGGTGAGGAGCTGCTCGAATTCGGTGATCGCTCCGGCGATGTCACCACTTTTGCCGCGCAAGTGGGCGAGGTTGCTGCGGGTGGTGAGGGTGTCGGGGTGGTCGGGTCCGAGGATCCGCAACTGGTCGGTGAGGAGCGGCTCGAATTCGGCGGTCGCTCCGGCGATGTCACCACTCTCGCCGAGCCAGTAGGCGAGATTGCTGCGGGTGGTGAGGGTGTCGCGGTGGTCGGGTCCCAGCGTTTGGTTGATCAGGGGGAGCCAGGATGCCCACACGTCGCGGTTGTCTGCTGCGCGCGGTGTCACCAAGGTGGCGAGCAGTTTGATGGCGGTGTCGGGTTCGCCGCAGGCTAG
Protein-coding sequences here:
- a CDS encoding SAM-dependent methyltransferase, with the protein product MEPGSPVDLRQNQPHTARMYDYYLGGKDHYSADEEAAEQVVAIWPGVRAAAQQNRAFIHRVTRFLVNAGIRQFLDIGTGIPTEPNLHQVAQQVAPDARVVYIDNDPIVLVHARALMVSSHEGRTNYVSADVTTPEKILNSPGLLETLDLTQPVALSLNALMHFVPDEQDPYGIVDALMDRLVPGSYLVMTHVTPDFDPTAIATVVDIYRRSGLPCQVRSRHEFMRFFEGLELVDPGIEVPHRWHPDGVAPPTKMDAQVSAYAGVARK
- a CDS encoding response regulator transcription factor, whose translation is MTIRVLIVDDQQLVRAGLRMLCETDAELEVVGQAANGGEAVRLAERTTPDVVLMDLRMPGMDGIRATERILATRPSIRVVVLTTFDDDDHLYPALAAGACGFLVKDASPTDLLDGIRRAAAGESPFTQSVLRRLVDSAVSAQKSATTERVVPQGLTQREAEVLALVAAGLSNAEIADRLHLGVTTVKTHIGNLMTKTGATNRVRLAVLGATNGH
- a CDS encoding lipase family protein, with protein sequence MLATTATAEPLYPQPDPDPFYAAPADLGAHQPGDVLDVRAMPPVPLFPGATVTLVKFRSTDSHGGPIAATTTILTPLGHQPDGPLLSYQHFINSLGTRCAVSHMLYSGDVNLSTTASMLNVMLQEGWSIAMPDHLGPQFALGAAHLGGHIVLDGIRAAKRLPGLALQHSPVAMAGYSGGGLATSWAAVLQPSYAAELQLAGAAIGGVPVNLVTMAQAVGLEPHPAFGLAMATAIGLEREYPDEMPISLYLNPRGMALRDAMANRCTNEILAIGVNGSAREFVTNTSVFDRPEARSVIEDNSLEIYPGVPEIPMFEWHSPSDPLIPVDAINITNRRWCNAGVRLQTQLVSVPEHLSAAVAGAPEVLRWLDGRVRGEPAPVAC
- a CDS encoding SDR family NAD(P)-dependent oxidoreductase, encoding MKHDEIEPGPDKPAPSRRRILGIAAASGLAIGATAGLAGGIALGADSNPPRFQPIGLRRFENKVVLITGATSGIGAAAARLFAAEGGRVAFCGRRVDRGQAVEQEIRAAGGEATYFRADVLIEDEVRGFVDAAVRTYGGLNVAFNNAGITIQKKLHEYSAEEFDRVVHTNLRGTFLAIKYEVPHLIQAGGGTIVVTSSSNAIATDAGRGAYTASKRGLAGLVQSVALDYAADGIRVNTLIPGTTDTELIRRAAGMEAIPDDAWQVFMKQWAKSNIPGLERLATPQEIASFALTLASDEHPYLTGAQLVIDGGKTAHA
- a CDS encoding class I SAM-dependent methyltransferase: MRSEGDTWDIVSGVGMTALGVAAARAIETKRPDALVHDEYAAQFVVASGDSDMNRLINDPTLWAQIPFTSGFIGYRSRFFDEFFLSMAADAVTQAVILAAGLDARAYRLDWPAGAVVFEIDQPKVLEFKRQVLTESGAVPRSDRREVAVDLRGDWPAALVEAGFDPTSPTAWSAEGLLPYLPGAAQDALFARISQLSVPGSTVAAETVGKGIDIARIAEQESEHLKDTPLGKVDLASLFYTDERTDPAELLAAHGWTTSSLRLQELAERYNRPMAPVAEPLAEMFDSTRYLTAVKP
- a CDS encoding Mrp/NBP35 family ATP-binding protein, which gives rise to MSITATQPLTEERIRQALSLVEDPEIHRPITELDMVASIAIDAANHVSVGILLTVAACPLRERIVRDIREAVLEIPGTSSVTVEFGVMTDEQRTALRRRIRGGDEPVIPFAQPGSLTRVYCVVSGKGGVGKSSVTVNLAAAMAAGGLRVGILDADIHGHSIPAMMGVDARPTAVDRMLMPPAVHGIKVISIGMFVEGNEPVVWRGPMLHRALRQFLVDVYWGDLDVLLVDLPPGTGDIAISLAQMLPTADLLVVTTPQQTAARIAERAGAVAAQTKQRVAGVVENMSWFDGPDGSRQALFGSGGGALVSEQLTAILRVNCPLLGQIPFDLDVCAAGDQGIPMVITDPESTTAAAFRAIATALTDRPRGIAGMSLAVYPTG
- a CDS encoding sensor histidine kinase — protein: MAESAGVTRGMDWLLDVRALPVRIGVLLAAAVGCLLLLSDAPEPVDWVIGLLAVVATAGGVRWPFAISLLVTGLLVLGFEIGGTGPLVPKVGAAIALIELAARCRGWQPWVAAGALGGAYLLHPAGEAAATGYRALVMAGAPMLIGSLLRAARAGADRARREAGEISQRREADIATARALERTAIARELHDLIAHHVSSTVLRVGVARHAVPDAPPVVREVLDDIHASGTETLADLRLLVSVLRDPAMAGESFIAPTDMPAAVTAVAERARQLGCSVEVKIEDAVTDIDALRALTLLRLAQEGVANVVQHAGSGAAAWLTITARKDRTVDFMLCDNGIRSATGSGHGLGLIGLRERVELLGGEFVAGPGDSGWRLDASLPPAIRVAS